A stretch of DNA from Pseudoalteromonas ruthenica:
TCAGCGTCATTTGACGCTCGCCAAGGCGCACAATCGGCGCTGACTTCAACGTCACCAATAGTGCTTGCTCTGTGCCTGTCAGTGCGGCGTTACATTGTTTATAGGTCATTCCCAGATTAGTGACTTCTAAGCGTTGCTCGCGAATATTGCTGGCGGCAAAGAAGTCATTGCAACCGGAAAAGCCATTTAGCTGCAAAGCATCAATAAAGCTGAGTGAGGCTTGATGATGGCGCACATCTTGACCGTCAACCGACATAAGCTGCCAGTCATGGTACTTCGCTGCATCCGCTAGCTGCTCGTCAGTTGATGCACAACCGCTCAACGCTAAAACCATAGCCATCGCAAAGACTTGTTTTGCTCTCACCTATTACACCTTACGCTTATTCTTAGCCACGTCCGTAGTGGGTATTAACTATCGCGCTAATGCTAATGCAAAGCAACGTATAATGCACTGCTTTAACTAAAAGAAAGCGATATAAATCATAAGAGTTAACTTTCTTTTTACAGTCTTACACGCTTTGATATAAAGTTACTTACAGGCTAACACTAAGGCGAAACTCCATGATCATTAAACATTCTTTTCGAACGGCTTTATGTGCCGCTATCATAGCCACCTTAAATGGCTGTGGGGGT
This window harbors:
- a CDS encoding META domain-containing protein, with amino-acid sequence MRAKQVFAMAMVLALSGCASTDEQLADAAKYHDWQLMSVDGQDVRHHQASLSFIDALQLNGFSGCNDFFAASNIREQRLEVTNLGMTYKQCNAALTGTEQALLVTLKSAPIVRLGERQMTLSGEHVLTFKRTTP